From Elusimicrobiota bacterium:
GCCATGGTCCTTCTCATGCGCGAGGCCAACCGGCGCAACCACGACTCGCCGGGCCCCATCCTGGGGGCTGTCAATGCCATCAGGCAAAGCGCCCCCAAGCCTCCCCGGCTGCCGGGTGCGCCATTGCCATGGGAACGGGCTATTAAGGAACACAAAACCGGTGCCTTTTTCTCGGGGTCGGCGCTCGCGGCAGGCTTGTTTTTCGTCGCTCAGTCAGTTACAAGCCCCATCATTTTTACTCCCTTGATCGGTTTGATGTTGTTTGTCGTAGCCTTGAAGGGGCTCAAAACCGACCATCCCTGGGCCGGATTCATGCACACGGCGATGCTGACCGGTTTCTGGATCCATGTCTCGCGGACCTTGATGTCGGACGGCTTCATACTTCTCGACCACCCCGTCGCTTTCGCCGCGGTGATTGGCTGGTGCTTCTACATCGGGCTCATGGCTCTCGGCATTGCCCTGTGGGGCCTCAAGGCCTTGCGCAGCCCATGGTGGGGGCTGCTCTTCAACCTCGCCTTCCTGTCCTGGATATTCCTGTTGTAGTGCTCTGACCGCCGAAAAGTTATCCACAAAAATTTCCCGGGAAGTTTTTGTGGATAACTGCGACGCCGCAGTCTGCCAAAGTCGGGCCCCCGCTCTATGGAGGAGCTGTCTGCGATTGTTCGGCGCTCAGAGAACTAAGGCCCTAAGGTAAAAGGGCCTTAATCCCGGCATAGGCCGCGGCCACGGGGATGTCGCGGCAGGATTGCCATGACTGCGAGACTACTCCATGGTGGATGGGGGAGCTCGGGCGCCAGACCGCGTCGGTGTAGCCCGAATAGAAGCCGAAGGTCGGGACACCGAGGGCGGCGGCGAGATGTGTGGTCCCCGTGATGTTGAGGACGCATAGGTCCATTTCCCTCATCCAGGCTCCGGTCACCCCTATGGGGCGGGGGGATAGAATCGGGACCGGGGCCGCGAGTCGGGAGACGATGCCGCTTACCGGCTTTTCCTCGCCCGGGCCCGCCATGTAGAAAAGCTGGACCCCAAAGTGCTCCGCCAGAAGATTCGTCAACTCCACGAATTTTTCTTCCGGCCAGCGGTTGTCGAATTTCTTGAAGTTTCCGGGATGCACCGCGATCTTGAAGGCGCTCTCACGCGGGCGCGTCTCCTCCAGAATGCGCCGGGCCTCTTCCTCGTGCGTGGGCTCCAATCTAATCTCGAGCCTGGGCTCGTAGGCGATCCCAAAAGATTTCGCCAGGCGCGCGTAGCGCTCGAGCATGGGCTCTCGCTCTCCTGGGGAAGCTATTTGATGGGAAAATACGCGGTCCCAACGGCCTTTTCTAAAGGAGACCTTGACTTGAGCCGGGATAAGCGCGGCCAAGGCGGCGGACCTGCGGGAAAACGAGGGGTTCAGGTCTAGTAGTAAATCGCATGGCGTCCTCAAGCTTCGAAGGAGCTTGAGATGGGAGAGGAATTTCTGGGGAGCGCGCTCCAGAAGCAGTATCTCGTCCACCCAAGGGACAAGCCGAGCCGTTTCCTCGCTCGAGTTCGGGACCACCAGCCTGATCCGTGCCTGGGGACGGGCCCGGCGTAGGGCCCTCAGAAACGCCGTGCTGACGAGCAGATCCCCGATCCGGCCTATGAGCAGGACCGTCACGTTGGGTGCGGCGGGGAGGTCGAAAATCGGCACGATGAAATATTGTAACATTTATAATAATTTCAGCTTTCCGGAGGGCGCATGATCAGCACGTCGGATTTCCACAACGGCTTGGTCTTCGAGGACGAGGGCCAGTTCCTCGAGATCTTGTCCTACCAACACCACCGCAAATCCCAGTCGGCCGCGGTGTACCGCACCGTGCTTCGGTCCTTGAGCACGGGCAACGTCATGGAACGCTCCTACGCCTCGGGCACCAAGTTCCGCGAGGTCCCCGTCACCAAGCGCGAGATGGCCTACATCTACGATGAGGGAGCCGGCGCCGTGTTCATGGACAACGAGAACTACGAGCAGGTGACCTTCGCCAAGGAGAAGTTGGGCCCCCAGGCCAAGTTCCTGCAGGGGAACATGCAGGTGCTGGGAGTCTGCGTGGACGGCAAGCTCACCAATATCGAGCTTCCCCCGAACGTGGTCCTCTCCGTGACTTCCACGGTGCCGGGAATCAAGGGCGACTCCGTCTCCAACATGATGAAGCCGGCCACTCTCGAGACGGGCTTGGAGATCCAGGTGCCCCTGTTCATTAAGGAGGGGGATAATATCCGGGTGGACACCAGAACGAGCTCGTACGTGGAGAGGGCGAGGGAATAATATAACGGATACGGCCAAGCCCCCCCATGCTGCGCGCCTCCCGTGGGGAGGCTTGCGACTATGATCAAAGCCGTTATTTTTGACATCGACAACACCCTCACCGACTTCATGAAAATGAAGCGGGCGGCCATCGATTCCGCGGTGGAGGGGATGATGGACGCGGGGCTTAAAATCGAGAAGGAGAAAATGGTCGAGAAGATATTCGATCTCTATTGGCAGGACGGGGTCGAGGACCAAAACATCTTCGACAAGATATTGAAGAAGGAATTCGGCCGCATAGACTACAAGATACTGGCCGCCGGGATCATCGGCTACCGCCGGGCCAAGGCCGGGACCATGGCGCTCTACCCCCACGTGAGCCTCGCCTTGACCCAGCTCATGAAGATGGGGATCCGCTGCGTGGTGGTCTCCGATGCTCCCAAGCTCGCGGTTTGGCTGCGCATCGTGGGCCTGGGCCTGCACAACTATTTCGACGAGGTGATCACCTCCGAGGACACCGGGGTCAAGAAGCCCGCCCCGGAGCCTTTCCGCCGCGCCCTCAAGGTCCTCGGCACCAAGCCCGAGGAGACCCTCATGGTGGGCGACTGGGCCGAGCGCGACATGACCGGGGCCAAGAACCTCGGCATCCGCACGGCCTGGGCCAAGTACGGCGACACCTTTGACACCAAGGACTCCGGCGCCGAGTTCGAGCTCGACGACATCAGCGAGCTCGTGGACATCATCCGCAAGGAAAACCAGGCCGGGTGAGGACGCTCGCCCTAATTTTCTGCCTCGGCGTCCTGACGGCGGACTCCGCCCTGGCCCTCAAGATCGAGAGGCTGGCGGGGGCCTCGGCCAAGGACAGGGTCCTAGAGGTGGTGGCCGAGGAGCTTCTGGTCAAGTTCGCAAGCCCCACCGCTTCCGCCGAGAAGGCCCGGATACTCGCCGCCGCCGGGGCCGAGGTGAAGGCGGAGCTCGAGTCCATCGGTTGGACCGTGGTCAAGTTCCAGGCGGGAACGCCGGTCTCGGCCGCCTTGCGCGCGGCCAAGAATCTCCCCCGGGTGGAAGCCGTTTCGCCCCACCGGGTGTACCGCCCTAGCCGCGCGCCCAACGATGCCTTGGTCAACGCCCAGTACGCTCTGGCCCAGATCAACGCCTTCGCGGGCTGGGAGTTCGAGGTGGGAAACACCGCGGCCGTGACCGTGGCCGTGATCGACTCCGGGATAGACGGGACCCAGCCCGAGCTGTCGGGCAAGCTCGTGGCGGGGGCCAGCCGCTTCTGCGACCCGAGCGGGCTCCCGGGCTGTGTGGCCAACAACCCTCCCACGCCCGCCTGCAACCACGCCACCCGCGTGGCCGGGATCGCGGCAGCTTCCTCGGACAACGGCTCCTCGATCGCGGGACTCTCCTGGGGGGCGGGCCTCGTCTCCCTCAAGGTTTTCGCCGACGCCGACTGCGCGGCGGGGTTTCCCGAGTGCTCGGCCGGGGCCTGCGTCACCGCCGACAACGGGATCATCAACGCCCTCAACTACGCCCGGGGCATCCAGGACGGGGCCGGGGTGGGCAAGGTCGTGGTCAACTTGAGCCTGGGCGGAGCCGGGGCCTGCGCTGCCCCTCTGCAGGCCGCCGTCACCAACGCGGTGAACGCCGGTGTTGTGGTCGTGGCCGCGGCGGGGAACTCCGGGGGGGCGGTGGAATCCCCGGCCAATTGCGCGGGAGTGATTCCGGTGGGCGCCACGGACTCCGGCAACGGCGTGGCTTATTTTTCCTCGCGGGGGGCGGAGCTCTCGGCCGGGGGCGTGGTGGCTCCCGGGGTAAGCGTACTCACCACTGACTTGAACGCGGCCTCTGCATCCGCCTCCGGCACCTCGTTTGCCTCCCCCCACGTGGCGGGCCTGGCGGCCCTCATTCTCTCGGCTAAATCCGGCATGACCCCGGCCCAGGTCCAGAGCGTTATCCGCGGGGGAGCCGATAATATCGGAGATAGTGCCTCAGCTCAGGGCGCGGGCCGGGTCAACGCCTTCCGGGCTCTCCGCCTGGCCGTCAACGGCACCTTGGCGGGCTCTGCCGGGGAGACCAAGGCCATAGCCTTCCCCAACCCCTTCCGGGTCTCCCGCCACGGCCGGCTTTCCTTCAGCATCCCGCCGAGCCTGCAGGGCGCGCAGGCCAAGATAAAAATCTACACCGCCAGCTACGAACTGGTGCGCGAGCTTACCGGCCTTTCCTGGAACGGCTTGAATGAAAACGGCCAGGCCGCGGCCAGCGGGTCCTATATTTTTCTGATTTCGACCGAGAAGGGAACGGGCTCCGGCCGGTTCTCGGTGATCAATTGAATGGCCGGGCCATTTTTTGTAGCCTTTAACCGGACACGGGGGTTCGAGATCGCGTGCAAGGTGGAGAAGGCCGAGGATTACGAGTCGCGAAGCCGCGGGCTCTTGGGCCGGGAGAGGCTCGAGCCTGCGGGGGGCCTTTGGATCCATCCCTGCCCCATGATACACACGTTTTTCATGAAATTTCCCATTGACGTTCTGTTTCTCGACAAGGGCATGACGGTGGTTCGCGTCCTGGAGAATCTTAAGCCCTGGCGGCTGTCCCCGTGGGTGCTGTCGGCCCGCAGCGTCTTGGAGCTGCGGGCGGGCAGTTTGGGAGGCCGGACGTTTCCGGGCGACCAGGTGGAGTTGGTGTCGGAGTTGGTGCCGTAAATGGAAGAGAATTTATTCCGTACCCCTTCCGGCGTCGATATTCAACGCTACTACGGCCCGGAAAACTCTCCCAGCCCGGACTTTCCGGGAAAGCCCGGACGATATCCCTATACCCGGGGCATCCAGAGGACCATGTACCGCGGCCGGCTCTGGACCATGCGCCAGTACGCGGGTTATGGCACGGCCAAAGAGACCAACGAGCGCTTCCGCTGGCTCCTGTCCCAGGGTCAAACCGGGCTTTCCACCGCCTTCGACCTTCCCACCCAGATGGGGCTCGACGCGGACGATCCCCGCGCCCGGGGGGAGGTCGGGCGGGTGGGTGTGCACGTCGGGACTTTGGCGGACATGGAGCAGCTCTTCGATTCCATTCCCCTGGACCAGGTCTCGACTTCTCTTACCATCAACGCCACGGCCGCCGTCATCCTCGCTTTCTACGTTGCCGCGGCCAAGCGCCGGGGCGTCGAGCCCAGGCTCCTGCGGGGCACGCTTCAGAACGACATTTTGAAGGAGTTCCTGGCCCGCGGCACCCAGATATACCCCGTGGGGCCGAGCCTGAGGCTCGCCGTGGACGTCATGGAGTACTCCTTCAAGAACCTGCCCAACTTCCATCCCGTTTCCATCTCAGGCTACCATATCCGTGAGGCGGGCTCTGACGCGGTGCAGGAGATATCCTTCACCTTCGCCAACGCTGAGATCTACTTGAAGGAGATCCTGGCCCGCGGCGTCGGCGTGGACGAGTGTGGGCCCAGGCTCGCCTTCTTTTTCGGCTGCCACAACCATTTCTTGGAGGAGATCGCCAAGTTCCGCGCGGCCCGGCGGGTTTGGGCCACAGTGATGCGGGAGGATTACTCGGCCCAGGACCCTAAGAGCCTCTCTTTGCGCTTTCACGTCCAGACCTGCGGCTCCACCTTGACGAGCGCGCAGCCGCGCAACAACGTGGTCCGGGTGGCTTTGCAGGCCATGGCCGCGGCCTTGGGGGGAGCTCAATCCCTGCACACCAACGCCTACGACGAGGCCTTGGCCTTGCCTACCCAGGAGTCGGCGGAGCTTGCCTTGAGAACCCAGCAGATCTTGGCGCATGAGACTGGGGTAGCCGACACGGTGGACCCGGTGGGCGGCGCCTTCGCGGTGGAATCGCTCACCGCGGAGCTCGAGAAGCGGATTTTGGAGAGCTTGGGCCGGATCCGCCAGCAAGGCGGCATTCGTGGCCTGATCGAGAGCGGCCAGGCCCAGTCCGAGATACAGGAAAGGGCCTACCAGTACCAGCGCGGGTTGGAGTCCGGGGCGCGCAGGATCGTGGGAGTCAACTGCCTGCAGTCGTCGGAGCCAAGAAAATGTTTGGCGACTCTGAAAGTGCCGCCGGGCGTCGAGCGCGAGCAGTTGAAGAAGCTCAAGAAATTCAAGGAGCGCCGGGACCGGTCCTGCGTCCGTCGCGCTCTTGAAAACTTGTCCGAGGCCGCCGCTTCCAAGGAAAATCTCTTCCCCGTCATTTTGAGCTGCGTAGAATCCTCGGCTACGCTAGGGGAAATCTGCGGCGTTCTGCGCCGCCAATTCGGAGAGCATCATGCCCGTTAGAGGCCTGCAGAGGCGCAAGAATGCCAACGAGATTCTGGCGGGGCGCGAACTCCTCTCGGCCGACCAGGCCAAGGAAGTCGAGGCGCACTGCCGCAAGACCAACGCGCTCTTCCAGCAGGCGGTCCTGGATTTGAATTTCCTCGGCAAGCCCCAGCTTCTCAAGTGCCTGGCCGAGGAGTGGCAGGTCAAGGCCGTGGACTTGAACCAAATGGACGTGGAGATCGAAATCGCCAAGATCATCCCCGAGGCGGTGGCCCGCAGGCACCTGGCCATTCCCTTCGCCAAGGAGGAGAACGCGCTCTTCATCGCCATGGCCGATCCCCTGGATTTCTTCGTCTCGGAGGACATCCAGCTGCGCACGGGCCTCGAGATCAAGCCTTATCTGGCCATGCCCAACGACATTCTCGCGGCCCTGAACGGCGCCTACGGCCGTGGGGAGGGCGACGCCATGAACCGCCTCATCGCCGAGGTGGTCAAGAAGGACGGGGAGGACGCGGCCGAGGGCCAGATGGAGCTCGTGCCGGAGCAGGCCAAGACCGACATCACCGAGGTCGACGCCACCGCGCCGGAGGTCGAGAAGCTCGTCAACGCCGTCATTTTGGGAGCGCTTTCCATGAAGGCCTCCGACATCCACATCGAGCCCTTCGAGGACGCTCTGGGCAAGAACTCCAAGATTTTGCTCCGCTACCGCGTGGACGGGCGCCTTCTGCCCGGACCCTTCGAGGTCCCCTGGAGCTACCGCAACGCGGTCGCGGCCAAGATCAAGATCATGACCAACTCCATGAACATCACGGAGCGGCGCATCCCGCAGTCGGGGCGCATCCATATCCTGGCCCAGGGCAACCCCATCGAGTTCCGCGTGGAGATGGTTCCCACCGTCTATGGGGAGTCATGCGTCATGCGCATACTCGACCGTAAATCCGTTCAGGTGGATATTCTAAAGATGGGGTTCATGAAGGACACTCAGGAGAGATTCTTGAGCCTCTTAAGGGGCATCGGGGGAAAGAAGAACTTCGGCCTGATCCTGGTCTGCGGTCCCACGGGCTCGGGTAAATCCACGACGCTTTACGCCGCGCTGAACCGCGTCAACCGCCCCGACATCAAGATTCTTACCGCCGAGAACCCGGTGGAATACAATCTCGACGGCATCGTCCAGGTTCCGGTCAACCCGGACCTTAAGCTCGGGGAAAATAAGAAGTTCGACTTCGCCGCGGCCCTGCGCTCCTTCCTGCGCCTGGACCCCGACGTCATCATGGTGGGCGAGATCCGAGACGAGGAGACGGCCCATATTGCCATGGAGGCAGCCATGACCGGCCACTTGGTTTTCTCCACGATCCACACCAACGACGCCTCCTCCGCGATCTCTCGCTTGACCGACATGGGGATACCCTCCTTCATGGTGGCGACCACCATCAAGGCGATCCTGGCCCAGCGCCTCTCTCGCCGCCTCTGCCCGGACTGCAAGATCCCCCATGAGCCGACTCCCGAGGAGGTCCAGATTTTCAAGGAGAACAAGGTCGTTATCCCCGCCGGGGCGAAGATCTTCGGCCCGCCCAAGGAGGGGGGCTGCTCCTCCTGCAAGAATCTGGGCTACAAGGGCCGGGTGGGTCTGCACGAGCTCTTGGTCATGTCGGACTCCTTGCGGACCCTCTGCCTCAAGGAGGTCGCGGCTGATCCAGTCCGGGATATGGCCATGAAGGAGGGGATGCGCCTTATCGTCCAAGACGGGCTCGAGAAGGTCTTGATGGGGCTCACCACGGTGCGCGAGGTCCTGGGAGGCGCTGAATGACGGCCCCAAACGGGAGCAAGGCGGCGGACATGGACCTGGGGCTGGCCCTTGAGCTCTTTTCGATCGCTGGAAGCCTGAACTCCACCGTAGACCTCGATTTCCTCCTCCAGAAGATCGGCATGGCCGCCGAACGGCTCCTCGATTGCGAGGCCAGCGCCATCATGCTCGTCAGCGACGACAGGAAGAGCCTGTATTTCAAGGTCGCCTCGGGGGATAAGGCCAAGGCATTGAAGACCATGACCTTGCCCTTCGGCCACGGCATCGCGGGCTGGGTGGCCCAGCATCAGAAGCCGGAGCTCGTCAACGACTGCGCCTCGGACCCGCGCTTCGCGGGGAAATTCGACAAGGCTTCGGGTTTCATCACTAGATCGCTTCTCTGCGTGCCCATGCTCTACCGCGGGGAGCTCGTCGGCGTGGTCGAGGTCCTGAACAAGAGGCGCGGGCAGTTCGCGGAGAAGGAGATTGGCCTGCTTTCGAGCTTGGCCAGCCTCGCGTCGGTCGCCATCACCAACGCCAAGATCATATCGGAGCAGAAAAACTTTTTCTCGCACATCATCGAGGTCCTGGTGGACGTCATCGAGGTATCGAAACCGGCCATGGGAGAACACCCGATGCGCTCGGCCAGGCTTGCCTGCGCCATCGGCCGCTTTCTCGGGGTGGACGATTACCAGTACCGCATGCTCTATTACGCGGGAATACTCCACGACCTCGGCTACACCGCCTACAAGAACCCCCGGGTCCTGGCCGAGGTCGGGGTCTCTAGCGCCGCAGAGGAGCTTCATCCCCTCCTCTCGGTCAAGATGCTCGAGGGGGTCAAGATGCTGGAGGGGGCCCTCCCCATGATCCGCCATCACCACGAACGCTTCGACGGGTCGGGCTTTCCGGGCAAGCTCTGGGGGGAGGAGATTCCTCTCGGCGCCCGCATCCTGGGGCTCGTGGAGAGCGTGGAGGAGATGCGCATGATGGGGCTCAAGGGGGCGGAGCTGCGGGAGCGCGCCCTTCAGGAGGCCAAGAAGGGGGCGGGGACGCGCTTTGATCCCGCGGTCGTCGAGGCCTTCGTCGAGCTCATGAAAAATCAGGAGGCGGCATGGTAGTTTCCGCGAGTCCCTACCGAGTCCTCATCGCAAAGCCGGGTCTCGACGGACACGACCGCGGGGCCAAGGTGATCGTGCGCGCCTTGAGGGACGCGGGCTTCGAGGTCATTTACACGGGAATACGCCAGACCCCGGAAATGATCGCGCAGGCCGCCATGCAGGAGGACGTGGACGCGGTGGGTCTTTCCCTTCTTTCGGGGGCCCACATGACGCTTTTCCCGCAGGTGACCGCCCGTCTCAAGGAGCTCGGCCTCAAGGACGTGCTTGTTTTCGGTGGGGGCATCATTCCGGACGAGGATGTCCCGCTTCTCAAGAAAAAGGGAATCTGCCAGGTTTTCGGCCCTGGCACGCCTCTTTCCGCGATCGTGGAGTACCTTAAGCAAAATCTTTCTCCCCAAGAGGCTCCGCCGGCACGTGGCGCGAAAAGGCGAGCGAGGTGACCTGGCGGCGGGCGTCGGGAGAGGCGACCCAGCCTCGGTTTCGCGGGCTCTCTCACGGGTCATAGACGAGGCTCCGGACTCTGATTCCCTGATCCGGACTTTTTTCCCGAAGTCCGGGACGGCCCAGAAGATCGGGATCTGCGGGCCGCCGGGAACGGGCAAGTCCTCGCTCACCAGCCGCCTGGTCTCTCACTGGCGCAAGCGGGGCCTCAAGGTCGGCATTCTCGCGGTGGATCCCTCGAGCCCCATCACCGGGGGGGCGTTCCTTGGAGACCGCCTGCGCATCCAGGAGCACGCTATGGACTCCGGTGTGTTCATCCGGAGCCTGGCCTCGCGCGGCATGGTGGGGGGGGTTTCCCACACGATTTTCGGCGCGATCCATGTCCTCGAGGCCGCGGGATTCCATAAAATCATCATAGAGACCGTCGGCACCGGGCAGGACGAGGTGGAAATCGCCAAGGTAGCCGACACCGTTCTGTATTTGACCGTGCCCCACATGGGAGACGAGATCCAGGCCATGAAGGCCGGGATCATGGAGATCGGGGATCTATTCATCGTCAACAAGGCGGATTTGCCGGGAATAGACAAGGCCGTGAGCGACCTCAGCGCGGCCCTTGGCCTGGGAAGAGCCGCCGGGGCCTGCTCGGACGGCTGGGAAACGCCGGTGCTCTCGACGTCGGCTCTCACCGGTACCGGGGTCGAGGAATTGGGCCGCGCCATCGAGGCGCATTGGAGGCACTTGCAAGAGAGTCCCGCCGGCCGCCGGCGCCTCAAGGAGCAGCACCGCGAGGAGCTCTCTCTCTACATCTCGCGCCGGATCTTCAAGAGCGCTCTCGACCGCATCTCCGAGAAGCACTTGGAGGCGCTGGTCGAGCACAAGACCGACCCCGTGACCTTGGGGCTCGAGATTTTGGGGAAATGAATAAGCTCTTCCAGCTTCGCCGCAGGACTGCAGCCGGCCGCGGGACTGCAGCCGGCCGCGCGACTGTGGGCGACCATAGCCGCAGCGGTTATCCCCACAAACTTCGCGGGAAAGTTTTGTGGATAACTTCCGTCTTGGCGATCGTCGCCTCTCTGGTATATCCGGCGTGGTCCTTGGGCGCCGCGGCGGCAGGGTCGGACCAGGCCTTCGCGCGGGCGCTTCAAGGCATCCGAGCCCAGGCTCTGGGCTCCGGGCCGGGGCTCTCCCTGTATGTCGCGCAAGAGGGCGCGCTCCTTCGGAGCGCCCGACAGGTGTCCGGGAAATTCGCGCCGAATCCGGAGGGGCTCGAGGATATACTGGATCCCAGCCTTCTTGCTATTCTGCCGGCCGAGAAATTCCGGGAATTATTCCGGGAGTACTACTTAAAGCACGGCAGGGCCGTGTCCGTTTTCTTGGCTTCCAAGGAGAATGAATTTTTGGGGAGCGCCGTGCTCTCGTTCGAGAGAGGCGTTTTCATCAAGATCACTTTGCAAGTCTCGCCCCGGACGGGCAAGATCACCGGCCTCCGCCTGGGGGAGCCCGTCAGGTCTTACGGCTCCATCCAGGGCGTTGTGGACGAGATGAAAAAATTTCCCGGTTCCGCGGGTTTGAGCCTCACCTGGCTTGGCCCCGCGTCCGAGGTCTTGTACTACTTGAACCCGGACGCGGCTTTGGCCTTGGGCTCTACGTTCAAGCTTTATATCCTGGCTCTCTTGGTCGAGGACCGCAGACCCTGGGACGAGGTGCTGAGAATACGCGAGGACTTGAAGTCGCTTCCCTCCGGGAAGCTCCAGGCTTGGCCGGCGGGGTCTCCCATCACGGTGCACACCTTGGCCTCGCTCATGATTTCCATCAGCGACAACACGGCCACGGACCATCTATTGGACTACGTCGGCCGCCATCGGGTGGAAGCCATGCTCTGGAAGCTTGGCAACAGAAATTTTTACCGTTCCATCCCATTTCTGTCAACTTTGGAGATGTTCAAGCTTAAAAGCCGGCCGGAGTTTATGAGGCGCTACCTCGAAGCCGAC
This genomic window contains:
- a CDS encoding glycosyltransferase family 9 protein: MPIFDLPAAPNVTVLLIGRIGDLLVSTAFLRALRRARPQARIRLVVPNSSEETARLVPWVDEILLLERAPQKFLSHLKLLRSLRTPCDLLLDLNPSFSRRSAALAALIPAQVKVSFRKGRWDRVFSHQIASPGEREPMLERYARLAKSFGIAYEPRLEIRLEPTHEEEARRILEETRPRESAFKIAVHPGNFKKFDNRWPEEKFVELTNLLAEHFGVQLFYMAGPGEEKPVSGIVSRLAAPVPILSPRPIGVTGAWMREMDLCVLNITGTTHLAAALGVPTFGFYSGYTDAVWRPSSPIHHGVVSQSWQSCRDIPVAAAYAGIKALLP
- the efp gene encoding elongation factor P gives rise to the protein MISTSDFHNGLVFEDEGQFLEILSYQHHRKSQSAAVYRTVLRSLSTGNVMERSYASGTKFREVPVTKREMAYIYDEGAGAVFMDNENYEQVTFAKEKLGPQAKFLQGNMQVLGVCVDGKLTNIELPPNVVLSVTSTVPGIKGDSVSNMMKPATLETGLEIQVPLFIKEGDNIRVDTRTSSYVERARE
- a CDS encoding HAD-IA family hydrolase yields the protein MIKAVIFDIDNTLTDFMKMKRAAIDSAVEGMMDAGLKIEKEKMVEKIFDLYWQDGVEDQNIFDKILKKEFGRIDYKILAAGIIGYRRAKAGTMALYPHVSLALTQLMKMGIRCVVVSDAPKLAVWLRIVGLGLHNYFDEVITSEDTGVKKPAPEPFRRALKVLGTKPEETLMVGDWAERDMTGAKNLGIRTAWAKYGDTFDTKDSGAEFELDDISELVDIIRKENQAG
- a CDS encoding S8 family serine peptidase — translated: MRTLALIFCLGVLTADSALALKIERLAGASAKDRVLEVVAEELLVKFASPTASAEKARILAAAGAEVKAELESIGWTVVKFQAGTPVSAALRAAKNLPRVEAVSPHRVYRPSRAPNDALVNAQYALAQINAFAGWEFEVGNTAAVTVAVIDSGIDGTQPELSGKLVAGASRFCDPSGLPGCVANNPPTPACNHATRVAGIAAASSDNGSSIAGLSWGAGLVSLKVFADADCAAGFPECSAGACVTADNGIINALNYARGIQDGAGVGKVVVNLSLGGAGACAAPLQAAVTNAVNAGVVVVAAAGNSGGAVESPANCAGVIPVGATDSGNGVAYFSSRGAELSAGGVVAPGVSVLTTDLNAASASASGTSFASPHVAGLAALILSAKSGMTPAQVQSVIRGGADNIGDSASAQGAGRVNAFRALRLAVNGTLAGSAGETKAIAFPNPFRVSRHGRLSFSIPPSLQGAQAKIKIYTASYELVRELTGLSWNGLNENGQAAASGSYIFLISTEKGTGSGRFSVIN
- a CDS encoding DUF192 domain-containing protein translates to MAGPFFVAFNRTRGFEIACKVEKAEDYESRSRGLLGRERLEPAGGLWIHPCPMIHTFFMKFPIDVLFLDKGMTVVRVLENLKPWRLSPWVLSARSVLELRAGSLGGRTFPGDQVELVSELVP
- a CDS encoding methylmalonyl-CoA mutase; amino-acid sequence: MEENLFRTPSGVDIQRYYGPENSPSPDFPGKPGRYPYTRGIQRTMYRGRLWTMRQYAGYGTAKETNERFRWLLSQGQTGLSTAFDLPTQMGLDADDPRARGEVGRVGVHVGTLADMEQLFDSIPLDQVSTSLTINATAAVILAFYVAAAKRRGVEPRLLRGTLQNDILKEFLARGTQIYPVGPSLRLAVDVMEYSFKNLPNFHPVSISGYHIREAGSDAVQEISFTFANAEIYLKEILARGVGVDECGPRLAFFFGCHNHFLEEIAKFRAARRVWATVMREDYSAQDPKSLSLRFHVQTCGSTLTSAQPRNNVVRVALQAMAAALGGAQSLHTNAYDEALALPTQESAELALRTQQILAHETGVADTVDPVGGAFAVESLTAELEKRILESLGRIRQQGGIRGLIESGQAQSEIQERAYQYQRGLESGARRIVGVNCLQSSEPRKCLATLKVPPGVEREQLKKLKKFKERRDRSCVRRALENLSEAAASKENLFPVILSCVESSATLGEICGVLRRQFGEHHAR
- the tadA gene encoding Flp pilus assembly complex ATPase component TadA; this encodes MPVRGLQRRKNANEILAGRELLSADQAKEVEAHCRKTNALFQQAVLDLNFLGKPQLLKCLAEEWQVKAVDLNQMDVEIEIAKIIPEAVARRHLAIPFAKEENALFIAMADPLDFFVSEDIQLRTGLEIKPYLAMPNDILAALNGAYGRGEGDAMNRLIAEVVKKDGEDAAEGQMELVPEQAKTDITEVDATAPEVEKLVNAVILGALSMKASDIHIEPFEDALGKNSKILLRYRVDGRLLPGPFEVPWSYRNAVAAKIKIMTNSMNITERRIPQSGRIHILAQGNPIEFRVEMVPTVYGESCVMRILDRKSVQVDILKMGFMKDTQERFLSLLRGIGGKKNFGLILVCGPTGSGKSTTLYAALNRVNRPDIKILTAENPVEYNLDGIVQVPVNPDLKLGENKKFDFAAALRSFLRLDPDVIMVGEIRDEETAHIAMEAAMTGHLVFSTIHTNDASSAISRLTDMGIPSFMVATTIKAILAQRLSRRLCPDCKIPHEPTPEEVQIFKENKVVIPAGAKIFGPPKEGGCSSCKNLGYKGRVGLHELLVMSDSLRTLCLKEVAADPVRDMAMKEGMRLIVQDGLEKVLMGLTTVREVLGGAE
- a CDS encoding GAF domain-containing protein encodes the protein MTAPNGSKAADMDLGLALELFSIAGSLNSTVDLDFLLQKIGMAAERLLDCEASAIMLVSDDRKSLYFKVASGDKAKALKTMTLPFGHGIAGWVAQHQKPELVNDCASDPRFAGKFDKASGFITRSLLCVPMLYRGELVGVVEVLNKRRGQFAEKEIGLLSSLASLASVAITNAKIISEQKNFFSHIIEVLVDVIEVSKPAMGEHPMRSARLACAIGRFLGVDDYQYRMLYYAGILHDLGYTAYKNPRVLAEVGVSSAAEELHPLLSVKMLEGVKMLEGALPMIRHHHERFDGSGFPGKLWGEEIPLGARILGLVESVEEMRMMGLKGAELRERALQEAKKGAGTRFDPAVVEAFVELMKNQEAAW
- a CDS encoding cobalamin B12-binding domain-containing protein, whose product is MVVSASPYRVLIAKPGLDGHDRGAKVIVRALRDAGFEVIYTGIRQTPEMIAQAAMQEDVDAVGLSLLSGAHMTLFPQVTARLKELGLKDVLVFGGGIIPDEDVPLLKKKGICQVFGPGTPLSAIVEYLKQNLSPQEAPPARGAKRRAR
- the meaB gene encoding methylmalonyl Co-A mutase-associated GTPase MeaB; the protein is MARKGERGDLAAGVGRGDPASVSRALSRVIDEAPDSDSLIRTFFPKSGTAQKIGICGPPGTGKSSLTSRLVSHWRKRGLKVGILAVDPSSPITGGAFLGDRLRIQEHAMDSGVFIRSLASRGMVGGVSHTIFGAIHVLEAAGFHKIIIETVGTGQDEVEIAKVADTVLYLTVPHMGDEIQAMKAGIMEIGDLFIVNKADLPGIDKAVSDLSAALGLGRAAGACSDGWETPVLSTSALTGTGVEELGRAIEAHWRHLQESPAGRRRLKEQHREELSLYISRRIFKSALDRISEKHLEALVEHKTDPVTLGLEILGK